In Vibrio crassostreae, one DNA window encodes the following:
- a CDS encoding efflux RND transporter periplasmic adaptor subunit: protein MKFTKLSKTICLALFALHISPSFAQDSNLIPVTIEKAHKQAFTSSINEVGKIRATDSAALTFSASDKILNIHFKDGDSVEKGELIAQLDNTKAKADLDKARSSLALAKSKLKRVQELLKKQPDSMSQQDVEELGEQANLAAADFRQKEALMNDYLLVAPFDGQLTNFTHSVGSKIDSATALVSLIKLDPVEVQYSIGQSDLGNAKLGQNVSIQVDAFVDEAFSGVVDYIAPAVDESSGRVEVHAHVTNPDHRLVPGMFAKVSQMTSEDSTQMVVSQNSVQAKDAERFVWVVNGEKIEQRIVELGVNTNDGYVVVEKGLKLGDNVVVTGQQNLKKASLVKVMNPNAEQKTVELITEPTNKENTQQTAEPKVEKIVTKVDEPHPIEPSVDWTEASKGVDEAINENSEQAETSATVEQSSSETHNKETLSKEAVTKENLNEAS, encoded by the coding sequence ATGAAATTTACAAAGCTTAGTAAAACAATCTGTTTGGCACTGTTTGCCTTACACATCTCTCCATCGTTTGCCCAAGACTCAAACTTGATTCCAGTGACTATCGAAAAAGCTCACAAACAAGCATTCACTTCTTCAATCAACGAGGTTGGCAAAATCAGGGCGACGGATTCTGCTGCATTGACATTTAGTGCCTCCGACAAAATTCTCAATATCCATTTCAAAGATGGAGACTCAGTTGAAAAAGGCGAACTGATCGCTCAATTGGACAATACCAAAGCGAAAGCCGATTTAGACAAAGCAAGAAGCTCTCTAGCGTTAGCAAAGTCGAAATTAAAGCGAGTACAAGAATTACTAAAGAAACAGCCTGACTCTATGTCTCAACAAGATGTTGAAGAACTGGGAGAGCAGGCGAATTTAGCTGCGGCTGATTTCCGTCAAAAAGAAGCGCTGATGAATGACTATTTATTGGTTGCGCCATTTGATGGGCAGTTAACCAACTTTACCCACTCTGTGGGCAGTAAGATTGATAGCGCAACCGCGTTGGTGAGTTTGATCAAACTCGATCCTGTCGAAGTTCAATATTCCATTGGCCAGTCGGATTTAGGCAATGCGAAGCTCGGGCAGAATGTTTCCATTCAAGTTGATGCCTTTGTCGATGAAGCCTTTTCTGGCGTGGTGGATTACATTGCACCAGCAGTGGACGAGAGTTCAGGCCGTGTAGAAGTGCACGCGCACGTGACTAACCCAGATCATCGATTGGTTCCAGGTATGTTTGCCAAAGTGAGTCAGATGACAAGCGAAGACTCAACGCAGATGGTGGTTTCTCAAAACTCCGTTCAAGCAAAAGATGCAGAGCGCTTTGTTTGGGTAGTGAATGGAGAAAAAATCGAGCAGCGTATTGTCGAATTAGGCGTGAATACTAACGATGGTTACGTTGTTGTAGAGAAAGGCTTGAAGCTAGGCGATAACGTCGTTGTGACGGGACAACAGAACCTCAAGAAAGCGTCGTTAGTTAAGGTCATGAACCCAAATGCTGAACAGAAAACCGTTGAGCTAATAACGGAGCCGACAAACAAAGAGAACACTCAGCAGACCGCTGAGCCTAAAGTAGAAAAGATTGTAACCAAGGTGGATGAACCACATCCGATTGAACCTTCGGTTGATTGGACGGAAGCATCAAAAGGTGTAGACGAAGCGATCAACGAAAATAGCGAGCAAGCAGAAACAAGCGCGACTGTTGAGCAATCATCAAGCGAAACTCACAACAAGGAAACATTAAGCAAGGAAGCTGTAACGAAGGAGAATCTTAATGAAGCTTCCTGA
- a CDS encoding outer membrane protein transport protein gives MKNKLLLGTAAALIPCLTNAAGFQLNAQSATGLGRAFAGDAVMADSAAIVAKNSAAMAYIEQPTLSVGAIYIDSGIDVSSVSYTPMIGDTEMLDDQSLDAGTLVPNIHYVHPIQDSKFTLGATVHSNFGTDVEFDNSFEADEFGGKTALSSINVGFAVAYELYEKINLGAGIDVIYGEGEIYRKGLLNVDADGFGLGANVGATYQVDERNKFGITYRYSPDIEVEGDITKGGVPADNMNVPLPDTLEFSGWHQLNEQWAFHYSLQWVNWSEFDSLTSNSYDDSIKEYQWKDAGHVSVGGTYIMSKDIVLRAGYMYDISPTDELTSLSIPDVNRHWLTVGGTYNFTAASSVDIGVGFIIGESQDIDESLTTIPGTSSNITADVTADALLLGVQYQHRF, from the coding sequence ATGAAGAATAAACTCTTATTGGGCACCGCAGCTGCTCTCATTCCTTGCTTAACAAACGCCGCAGGATTCCAACTTAACGCACAATCAGCAACAGGGTTGGGCCGTGCATTTGCGGGCGATGCTGTGATGGCAGATAGCGCCGCGATTGTTGCAAAGAACAGCGCTGCGATGGCTTACATCGAGCAACCAACACTCTCTGTCGGCGCTATCTATATCGATAGTGGTATTGATGTGTCTAGTGTTAGCTACACACCAATGATTGGTGATACTGAAATGCTAGATGACCAATCATTAGACGCAGGGACATTAGTTCCGAACATTCATTATGTTCACCCAATTCAAGATTCGAAATTTACTTTGGGCGCCACTGTGCACTCTAATTTTGGTACCGACGTCGAATTTGATAACTCGTTCGAAGCGGATGAGTTTGGAGGCAAAACGGCGCTTTCCAGTATCAATGTTGGCTTCGCTGTGGCTTACGAGTTGTATGAAAAAATCAACTTAGGTGCAGGTATTGATGTTATCTACGGCGAGGGCGAAATATATCGCAAAGGTTTGTTGAATGTAGACGCAGACGGCTTCGGTTTAGGCGCAAATGTGGGTGCAACGTATCAAGTTGATGAACGCAATAAATTTGGTATTACTTACCGTTACAGCCCAGATATCGAAGTGGAAGGTGACATTACCAAAGGCGGTGTCCCTGCCGACAACATGAATGTACCTCTACCAGACACTCTAGAGTTTTCCGGTTGGCACCAGCTCAACGAACAGTGGGCTTTCCATTACAGCCTGCAGTGGGTGAACTGGTCTGAATTTGACTCGCTAACGTCTAACTCTTATGACGACTCGATCAAAGAGTATCAATGGAAAGATGCAGGACATGTTTCTGTCGGTGGCACGTACATCATGTCAAAAGACATTGTTCTACGAGCGGGTTACATGTACGACATTTCTCCAACTGACGAACTCACATCGTTATCAATTCCCGATGTTAACCGTCATTGGCTCACGGTCGGAGGGACATATAACTTCACGGCCGCCAGTTCTGTGGACATTGGTGTCGGCTTTATCATCGGAGAATCACAAGATATTGACGAAAGCCTGACGACGATCCCAGGAACGAGTTCCAATATAACTGCTGATGTGACTGCCGATGCTCTCTTACTCGGTGTTCAGTATCAGCATCGTTTTTAA